One Parageobacillus sp. KH3-4 genomic region harbors:
- a CDS encoding sugar phosphate isomerase/epimerase family protein — translation MAYKFYAMDFAFYNSMGIYSFEARCEMLKEIGYDATHLSVWHGERWRDVEKLKNVKEKYGLDVAGVYVVLDLSLGENHPRNTGILKMLEIMEGCSTVELAIQSVGHHIRPSDPKGDDIAVKWLEKALKIAERRNINILLYTHLSFWIERHEDAVRLCKRLNHPNLGIVFCGYHWYAVDGTNLSATLQAVAPYLKQVNISGSSRNPHGFGGVATIEPLDVGELDNFALLGQLKKMGYNGMIGYQGWGEGGDAYSKLSRSLKAFRDMERRLEEHPHWADLKLTP, via the coding sequence ATGGCTTACAAATTTTATGCAATGGACTTTGCTTTTTATAACTCAATGGGCATTTATAGCTTTGAAGCGCGATGTGAAATGTTAAAAGAGATCGGGTATGATGCGACCCATTTATCCGTCTGGCACGGAGAACGGTGGAGAGATGTCGAGAAGCTCAAAAATGTTAAGGAGAAATATGGGCTGGATGTCGCTGGCGTGTACGTTGTGTTAGACCTTTCATTAGGGGAAAACCATCCAAGAAATACGGGCATTTTAAAAATGCTGGAGATCATGGAGGGGTGCTCTACGGTCGAGCTGGCGATTCAATCAGTCGGGCATCATATCCGCCCTTCAGACCCTAAAGGGGACGACATCGCAGTAAAGTGGCTGGAAAAAGCACTGAAGATTGCCGAACGAAGAAACATTAATATCTTGCTTTACACACATTTATCATTCTGGATTGAACGCCATGAAGATGCAGTAAGACTTTGCAAGCGGCTTAACCATCCTAATCTCGGCATTGTATTTTGTGGCTACCATTGGTATGCTGTCGACGGAACAAATCTATCAGCTACGCTTCAAGCGGTAGCCCCTTACTTGAAACAAGTGAACATTTCTGGCAGTAGCCGCAATCCGCACGGTTTTGGCGGAGTGGCAACAATTGAGCCATTGGACGTTGGAGAGCTAGATAATTTTGCGTTACTTGGACAGCTTAAAAAGATGGGGTATAACGGAATGATTGGTTACCAAGGTTGGGGCGAAGGAGGCGACGCTTACAGTAAGCTAAGCCGTTCACTCAAAGCGTTCCGTGATATGGAGCGCAGACTTGAGGAACACCCGCATTGGGCGGATTTAAAATTAACTCCATAA